In Leptospira levettii, the genomic window CAAGTGTTAAACCATGGCATTGGGAAAACCATCGAAGAAGGTTTGGATTACGTAGCAGTATGGAATTCCAGTATGCTCGATTCCAAAGATTTCAGAAGTGCCATAAATGGGTTTATGGAACGAAAACGACCGGTTTTCAATCCAGAAACCCGTGTGGACCAATGATTCTGAAAACGACTTAGCAGTAGATGTCGAGTAACCTTTCGCTATTTGCCACAGGACCCAGTTTTTCTTCCACAGCCAACTTCATCAGTTTTTCGGTGAGTTGGTTTTGTGCCTGGAAAATTTCCTTCGGCAAATTGACAATTGGGTTGATAAGTGTAGATGGAACCATAAGTGGACCTCCTTTTACAATCTTTACTCCCTATTCTACGCATCGACGAATCCGTGATTTCCTGAAGTAAAAAATGTTGATGAATCCTTTTTTTTCTCTGATCCGTGAAGCAAAACAATTGGAAGAGGAAAAGGATTTTACACGGGCTTTCAATTTGTATGCAGAGAGTGAAGCCTATACAAAAGACGAATCCGCTCTCATTAAAATCAAAGCGAAAAAAGCTTGGTGTTTGTATTCGGTTGGTAATCCAAAAGAAACAGAAACTGTTTTCCAAGACATCATCCAAAACTATCCATCCCACCCCTTAAGTATTACCGTTTATTCACGTTATCTCATTAAATTAAAAAAATTTAAATCGGCAAAGGTATTACTCCAAAAAAGTATACTCCAATTCCCATCTTACCTAGAAAACTACCTCCTTCTCGCTTCTCTACTAAAGGATATGGAACGATCCGAGGAAGCGATTGAAGTTTTGAAACAAGCATTGTCCCAGGAACATCTGAGTAATGGTCGTGGGATTGATCGCAAAGACATCTGGGCAGAACTTGGCTCTTTGTATTTTTCAAGAGGAGACTTCAACTCTGCCCTTGCCTCTTTGAAAAAATCATTAAAAATGGTGGAACCGGAAGAATTCCTACACTACGACTTACTAGCGTTATGTTATTTGGATGCTGAAGATCCGGAAAATGCCCTCTCTTCCATACGTACCCATATTGAATACTGTAAGGAAATAGATCCTGAAACTCTTATCATTCTTGCTCGGGCACATTGCCGTTTAGGAAAGTTGGATGAAGCAGCAAATAACCTAATCCAAGCTTATTCCATAGAAGATTCGTTATATTTAAAAGCAGCTGATTTTATTGATTTTGCACCACTACTTAGAAATGGTTTTTTTACAACTTTGGAGAATATTGAATGGGAAGATCCATAAAACAGTCGTTTGATTCTCTTGAGGATGAAATTAATTCCATTGAATCTTTATTAGTAAAAGAAAGAGAAATTGAAAGAAACCTGTACTTAGAGAAGGAATCCGAATCCCAAATCATTAAAGTTGCTACATTTGTTGATCTTCGTTTTGTTGTGGGAAATACTTGGAGAGCTGAATTCCAAGTCAATTTATCAAATAAAGCCAAA contains:
- a CDS encoding tetratricopeptide repeat protein, encoding MNPFFSLIREAKQLEEEKDFTRAFNLYAESEAYTKDESALIKIKAKKAWCLYSVGNPKETETVFQDIIQNYPSHPLSITVYSRYLIKLKKFKSAKVLLQKSILQFPSYLENYLLLASLLKDMERSEEAIEVLKQALSQEHLSNGRGIDRKDIWAELGSLYFSRGDFNSALASLKKSLKMVEPEEFLHYDLLALCYLDAEDPENALSSIRTHIEYCKEIDPETLIILARAHCRLGKLDEAANNLIQAYSIEDSLYLKAADFIDFAPLLRNGFFTTLENIEWEDP